Part of the Rhizobiales bacterium NRL2 genome is shown below.
TGACCGGCGCCAGCAGTTTCGTTTCCGCCAGCGGCCGGGTCGCCCGCGTCCGCTCGAAGCCGTCGAAGGGATCGCCCGCCACATCGGCGAGACGGTCGCCTTCAACCAGCCCGAAGGTCTCGCGGCCGTCAACGAGATAACGCGCCCAGCGCATGCGCCGGGCCTCAGTCGGCGGCGTCCAGCTTGTCCTGCGTCTTCGTCTCGAAGTCGCTTGCGTCGTGGCGCTCGTGAAGCTGGCTGGAAGGGTCGCCGAAGGTGCGGTTGACCATCCGGCCCCGCTTCACGGCCGGCCGCTGCGCGATCTCGTCGGCCCAGCGGTGCACGTTCTTGTAGGTATGCGCCTCGATGAATGTGGCGGATTCGCCATAGATGACGCCCTTCACCAGCGCGCCGTACCAGGGCCAGACGGCCATGTCGGCGATGGTGTAGTCGTCGCCGCCCAGATAGCGCGTCTCGGCCAGCCGGCGGTCGAGCACGTCGAGCTGGCGCTTCACCTCCATGGTGTAGCGGTCGATGGCGTATTTGATCTTGATCGGCGCATAGGCATAGAAGTGCCCGAAGCCGCCGCCCAGATAGGGCGCGCTGCCCATCTGCCAGAACAGCCAGTTGAGCGCCTCGGTGCGTCCTGCGTGATCCTTCGGCAGGAAGGCGCCGAACTTGTCCGCCAGATAGAGCAGCATCGCACCGGATTCGAAGATCCGGACCGGCTCCGGGCCCGAACGGTCGACCATGGCCGGGATCTTGGAGTTCGGGTTGATGTCGACGAAGCCGGAGCCGAACTGATCGCCCTCCTGGATGCGGATCAGCCAGGCGTCGTACTCCGCGCCCGTGTGCCCGGCGGCCAGCAGTTCCTCCAGCATCACCGTGACCTTCACGCCATTGGGCGTGCCCAGCGAGTAGAGCTGGATCGGATGGTCGCCGACCGGCAGTTCCTTGTCGTGGGTGGGGCCGGCGACGGGACGGTTGATGTTGGCGAAGCGCCCGCCGCTCTCCTCGTCCTGCTTCCAGACGGTCGGCGGCGTGTATTCCTGATCGCTCATGGCGTGCTCCCTGATCGGCGTTGTTCTTGCTGCGGGTTGATCTAGGACGCCGCTTTCGCCTGTCCACCGACGGCGGCGAGTTTCAGCTTGTCGGCCTTGGCGTAGGTCAGTTTCGCCGCGATCCGGCCTTCCGCGTCGAAATGCAGGATATCGAGGCCCCGCCAGCCGGCGCGCCCGCGGTTGGTGTCCATGCTGCAGAGCCAGCTCACCATGGTCTTGCGCGTTTCCGGATCGACGAAGATGTCTTCCTCCGCGAAGCGCATCTTCCCGAACGCGCCGGTGAACTGGGGCTCGAAGGCGGCGCGGATTTCATCCATCCCCTTCGCCGGCGCGCCGTCGAACTGGTCGTAGACGGCGTCGGGCGCGAAATAACTCATCACGCCCTCCAGGTCGTCCTTGTTGAAGCAGGCGGTGAAATCGAGCGTGAGCTGCTTCAGCCGTTCGTACTCGGCGCTGTTGGCCATGATCGCCTCCCCTTTGCGTCTACTCGAGCGCGGAATGCTAGCGCGCGC
Proteins encoded:
- a CDS encoding glutathione-dependent disulfide-bond oxidoreductase; the protein is MSDQEYTPPTVWKQDEESGGRFANINRPVAGPTHDKELPVGDHPIQLYSLGTPNGVKVTVMLEELLAAGHTGAEYDAWLIRIQEGDQFGSGFVDINPNSKIPAMVDRSGPEPVRIFESGAMLLYLADKFGAFLPKDHAGRTEALNWLFWQMGSAPYLGGGFGHFYAYAPIKIKYAIDRYTMEVKRQLDVLDRRLAETRYLGGDDYTIADMAVWPWYGALVKGVIYGESATFIEAHTYKNVHRWADEIAQRPAVKRGRMVNRTFGDPSSQLHERHDASDFETKTQDKLDAAD